The following proteins are co-located in the Sulfitobacter guttiformis genome:
- the mutS gene encoding DNA mismatch repair protein MutS, producing MNTGTVTPMMAQYLEIKSGYPDALLFYRMGDFYELFFDDAVAAAEALDIALTKRGKHAGEDIPMCGVPFHAAEGYLLTLIRKGFRVAVGEQLETPAEAKKRGNKSVVKRDVVRLVTPGTLTEESLLEARRHNYLAAFAEVRDNHALAWVDISTGAFHVMTVPLVRLGPELARLAPSELLIAEGRESEHRELEAEFGLSLTELARASFDSTGAEARLCSLFGVSSLDAFGSFSRAEISAMGAVIEYLHLTQKGNLPLLRKPVKETEARTVQIDASTRRNLELTHALSGGRAGTLLAVMDRTVTAGGARLLERRISSPSRVLDTIHARLDAVDFAAANQRIAGNIRDRLRAVPDLERALSRLSLDRGGPRDLASVRNGLAEASYLNSALMDHDLPELLKIAVKNLSGHEALVSLLDEALVAEPPMMVRDGGFIAQGYHSELDDVRQLRDEGRSVVARMQAQFVSDTGISSLKIKHNNVLGYFIETTTTHAERMLSAPLSDTFIHRQTTANQVRFTTVELSELETKILNAGNHALELEKQIYASIRNAVLENAGEIGATSAALAELDLAAALADLAQSENWVRPTVDNSRAFDIQGGRHPVVERALAQQSGAQFVANDCNLSADTSAAIWLLTGPNMAGKSTYLRQNALMALIAQMGSYVPARSAHIGLVSQLFSRVGASDDLARGRSTFMVEMVETAAILNQADDRALVILDEIGRGTATYDGLSIAWATLEHLHDVNRARALFATHYHEMTALAGKLDGVDNATVTVKEWEGEVIFLHEVKKGAADRSYGVQVAQLAGLPAAVIARARVVLEALEKGEREGGAKQKTLIDDLPLFATAPTQPPAKAKPSALDALMGEIMPDDLSPREALELIYKLKEAAKS from the coding sequence ATGAACACCGGAACAGTCACGCCCATGATGGCCCAGTATCTGGAGATCAAATCCGGCTATCCGGATGCCCTTCTGTTTTACCGAATGGGCGATTTCTACGAACTTTTCTTTGACGATGCAGTTGCCGCCGCCGAAGCGCTGGATATTGCGCTCACCAAACGTGGAAAGCACGCCGGCGAAGATATCCCGATGTGCGGTGTCCCGTTTCATGCTGCTGAAGGTTATCTGCTCACGTTGATCCGCAAGGGATTCCGCGTCGCCGTTGGTGAACAGCTCGAGACGCCAGCTGAGGCCAAGAAGCGCGGCAATAAATCCGTGGTCAAACGCGATGTTGTCAGGCTGGTCACGCCCGGCACGCTGACCGAGGAGTCATTACTTGAGGCACGGCGACACAATTACCTCGCTGCATTTGCAGAGGTCCGCGATAACCATGCGCTGGCCTGGGTCGATATCTCGACAGGCGCGTTTCATGTGATGACAGTCCCACTCGTGCGACTGGGACCAGAGCTGGCGCGGCTGGCACCATCTGAACTCCTCATCGCTGAAGGGAGGGAATCTGAACATCGTGAGTTAGAAGCGGAATTTGGTCTTTCTTTAACGGAACTCGCCCGCGCAAGTTTTGACAGCACCGGCGCCGAGGCCAGACTATGCTCATTATTCGGTGTATCCTCATTGGACGCTTTCGGGAGCTTTAGCCGCGCAGAGATCTCTGCGATGGGCGCGGTGATCGAATATTTGCACCTGACCCAAAAGGGAAATTTGCCGTTACTGCGCAAACCGGTAAAGGAGACCGAGGCGCGCACTGTGCAGATTGATGCCTCCACCCGCCGTAATCTGGAACTCACCCACGCATTATCTGGGGGGCGCGCTGGAACGTTGCTGGCCGTTATGGACCGCACTGTGACCGCAGGAGGTGCGCGCCTTTTGGAGAGACGCATCTCGAGCCCATCACGCGTATTAGACACGATTCATGCACGTTTAGATGCCGTTGATTTTGCGGCGGCAAACCAGCGTATTGCTGGCAATATTCGGGATCGTTTGCGCGCTGTTCCTGACCTAGAGCGTGCTTTATCTCGCCTTTCACTTGATCGCGGCGGCCCCCGTGATCTCGCTTCTGTGCGCAACGGGCTGGCAGAGGCTTCGTATCTCAACAGTGCCCTGATGGATCATGATCTTCCCGAGCTCCTAAAAATCGCTGTTAAAAATCTTTCGGGTCATGAAGCGCTGGTGTCCCTGCTTGATGAGGCGCTGGTGGCGGAGCCGCCAATGATGGTCCGCGATGGCGGATTTATCGCCCAAGGATATCACTCCGAGCTGGACGACGTGCGGCAGCTGCGCGACGAAGGGCGCAGTGTAGTGGCAAGAATGCAGGCGCAATTCGTCTCTGATACAGGCATTTCGTCTCTTAAAATAAAACACAACAATGTCTTAGGTTATTTCATTGAGACGACCACTACCCATGCTGAGAGAATGCTCTCTGCACCGCTGTCCGACACGTTCATACACCGTCAAACCACCGCAAATCAGGTCCGCTTTACCACAGTCGAGTTGTCAGAACTTGAGACCAAAATACTTAATGCGGGCAACCATGCGCTTGAATTGGAAAAGCAGATTTACGCCAGCATAAGAAATGCCGTTCTTGAAAATGCAGGCGAAATAGGCGCTACATCGGCGGCTTTAGCCGAACTTGATCTGGCTGCTGCCCTTGCCGATCTTGCGCAATCGGAAAATTGGGTAAGACCGACTGTCGACAATTCCCGTGCCTTTGATATCCAAGGTGGGCGGCATCCCGTCGTAGAGCGTGCATTAGCGCAACAATCAGGGGCGCAATTCGTTGCAAACGATTGCAATCTGAGTGCTGATACAAGCGCAGCAATCTGGCTCCTGACTGGCCCGAACATGGCCGGCAAATCAACCTACCTACGCCAGAACGCATTGATGGCTCTAATCGCGCAGATGGGCAGCTACGTTCCGGCCCGTTCTGCTCATATCGGATTGGTGAGCCAGCTGTTCAGCCGTGTCGGGGCGTCAGATGATCTTGCGCGGGGCCGCTCGACATTTATGGTCGAGATGGTCGAGACCGCAGCAATTCTCAATCAGGCAGATGACCGTGCATTGGTGATCCTTGACGAGATCGGGCGCGGCACCGCAACCTATGATGGTCTATCGATCGCATGGGCCACGCTTGAACATTTACACGATGTAAATCGTGCTCGCGCACTATTTGCAACGCACTATCATGAAATGACCGCTCTCGCCGGAAAACTGGATGGCGTTGATAACGCAACCGTGACGGTAAAGGAGTGGGAGGGCGAAGTTATCTTTTTACACGAAGTAAAAAAAGGGGCGGCTGACCGATCTTACGGAGTGCAAGTGGCGCAGCTTGCCGGTCTCCCCGCTGCCGTGATCGCGCGCGCGCGTGTTGTTCTGGAAGCGCTGGAAAAAGGTGAGCGTGAAGGCGGTGCCAAGCAGAAAACCCTGATTGATGACCTGCCCTTGTTTGCGACAGCACCCACCCAGCCGCCAGCAAAAGCGAAACCGTCGGCCCTTGATGCCCTGATGGGTGAGATCATGCCCGACGATCTTTCACCGCGCGAAGCCCTTGAACTGATCTACAAACTGAAAGAGGCGGCCAAATCCTGA
- a CDS encoding nucleotide exchange factor GrpE — MADPNDFLDDPEDAEAEAYANEMEEIDEAELALEELVAERDKYKDRFTRALADAENARKRSDKDRREAENYGGSKLARDMLSVYDNMKRALEAATEEQRAVSGPLLEGIDLTMRELVSVFKKHGIVSITPEVGDRFDPKVHQAMFEAPVPDTKAGDIIQVAGEGFMLHDRLLRPAQVGVSSTPG, encoded by the coding sequence ATGGCAGACCCGAACGATTTTTTGGATGATCCCGAAGATGCAGAAGCAGAGGCTTATGCTAACGAGATGGAAGAAATTGACGAGGCCGAACTGGCGCTCGAAGAATTAGTTGCCGAGCGTGACAAGTATAAAGACCGCTTTACGCGTGCGCTGGCAGATGCAGAAAATGCGCGCAAACGCTCCGATAAAGATCGGCGTGAGGCCGAAAATTACGGCGGTTCAAAGCTCGCTCGCGATATGCTGTCGGTTTACGACAACATGAAGCGCGCATTGGAGGCTGCAACAGAAGAGCAGCGTGCAGTATCGGGGCCATTGCTTGAAGGCATTGACCTCACCATGCGCGAGCTGGTGTCGGTATTTAAAAAGCACGGTATCGTTTCGATCACACCAGAAGTCGGTGACCGGTTTGATCCTAAGGTGCATCAGGCAATGTTTGAAGCGCCTGTGCCGGACACAAAAGCAGGCGATATCATTCAGGTTGCTGGCGAAGGGTTTATGCTTCATGACCGTTTGTTGCGGCCCGCGCAGGTTGGCGTTTCGTCTACGCCAGGTTAA
- the hrcA gene encoding heat-inducible transcriptional repressor HrcA, with protein MTDTSGLLQEMNDRSREVFRRVVEGYLAKGDPVGSRTLTREFSEKVSAATIRNVMQDLEYLGLLDSPHASAGRIPTQLGLRMFVDGLLEVGNPDDNDRAQIDATMGRDENDMTGMLDRLGTALSGVTQGASLVLAPKHEAPIKHIEFVSLSHDRALAVLVFSDGHVENRLFTPPAGQTPSSMREAANFLNSLVEGKTLSELQRTIKVEMHRRRQEIDALAAELVESGLVIWESGEGHPERLIVRGRANLLTGSGEAQDLEKVRSLFDDLERKRDIADFLELAEDGDGVRIFIGSENKLFSLSGSSLVVSPYMNSDRKIIGAVGVIGPTRLNYGRIVPIVNYTAQLVGKLISDRS; from the coding sequence ATGACAGACACATCCGGCCTTTTGCAGGAAATGAATGATCGTTCACGCGAAGTGTTTCGCCGCGTGGTCGAAGGATATCTTGCGAAGGGTGATCCGGTTGGGTCGCGCACACTCACCCGTGAATTCTCGGAGAAGGTAAGCGCGGCGACCATCCGGAACGTAATGCAGGATCTAGAGTATCTTGGACTTCTCGACAGCCCGCACGCAAGTGCAGGTCGTATTCCTACGCAGCTTGGCTTGCGGATGTTTGTCGACGGTTTGTTGGAGGTCGGTAACCCTGACGATAATGATCGCGCCCAGATTGATGCCACTATGGGACGGGACGAGAATGACATGACAGGCATGTTGGACCGTTTGGGCACGGCATTGTCGGGTGTGACGCAGGGTGCGTCGTTGGTGCTGGCGCCCAAGCATGAAGCGCCAATAAAACATATAGAATTTGTGTCATTGTCACATGATCGGGCCTTGGCAGTTCTGGTTTTTTCTGATGGCCATGTTGAAAACCGTCTGTTTACGCCACCCGCAGGGCAAACTCCCAGCTCGATGCGTGAAGCCGCGAACTTCCTCAATTCCCTTGTTGAGGGTAAAACCCTGAGCGAGCTTCAGCGCACAATAAAAGTAGAAATGCATCGCCGTCGTCAGGAGATTGACGCCCTTGCCGCCGAGTTGGTGGAAAGCGGTTTAGTAATATGGGAAAGCGGTGAAGGTCACCCAGAGCGGCTGATCGTGCGGGGCCGTGCGAATCTTCTTACTGGTAGCGGTGAGGCGCAGGATCTCGAGAAGGTCCGCTCACTCTTTGATGACCTTGAGCGTAAGCGTGACATCGCCGATTTTCTTGAGCTAGCCGAAGATGGCGACGGTGTGCGCATTTTTATTGGGTCCGAGAACAAACTTTTTTCACTTTCGGGTTCCTCTTTGGTAGTTTCCCCATATATGAACTCTGATCGTAAGATCATCGGTGCAGTGGGTGTTATTGGCCCGACGCGCCTGAACTATGGACGTATCGTGCCGATTGTGAACTACACGGCGCAACTGGTCGGAAAATTGATTTCTGACCGGAGTTAG
- the rph gene encoding ribonuclease PH, whose translation MRPSGRKLDQMREVSVEVGFTKHAEGSALIKMGDTHVLCTASIEPRVPPFIKGSGLGWVTAEYGMLPRATNTRMRREATSGKQGGRTVEIQRLIGRSLRAGVDRVALGERQITIDCDVLQADGGTRCASITGGWIALRLAVNKLMKAGDVISDPMLDPVAAISCGIYAGQPLLDLDYPEDSEAGVDGNFIMTESGKMIETQMSAEGSTYSRAQMNELLDLAEKGIAELTAIQRAACA comes from the coding sequence ATGCGCCCATCCGGCCGGAAACTTGATCAAATGCGCGAAGTCTCTGTCGAAGTGGGCTTCACCAAACACGCCGAAGGCTCTGCCTTGATCAAAATGGGCGACACGCATGTTTTGTGCACTGCATCTATTGAACCACGCGTGCCGCCGTTTATCAAAGGATCGGGCCTTGGCTGGGTTACCGCGGAATACGGAATGTTGCCCCGCGCGACGAACACACGGATGCGCCGTGAAGCCACATCAGGCAAACAAGGCGGGCGGACTGTGGAGATCCAGCGGTTGATCGGGCGCAGCCTGCGGGCCGGTGTTGACCGCGTCGCATTAGGCGAGCGTCAGATTACTATTGATTGTGACGTGCTTCAGGCGGACGGCGGAACACGATGTGCATCGATCACCGGTGGATGGATTGCGCTGCGGTTGGCGGTGAATAAATTGATGAAAGCGGGCGACGTCATTTCCGACCCAATGCTTGATCCAGTCGCCGCGATCAGCTGTGGTATTTACGCGGGCCAGCCCCTGCTCGATCTTGATTACCCCGAGGATTCCGAAGCGGGGGTTGACGGAAATTTCATCATGACGGAAAGCGGCAAGATGATAGAAACACAAATGAGTGCCGAAGGATCCACCTACTCGCGCGCGCAGATGAATGAGTTGTTGGACCTCGCAGAGAAAGGCATCGCCGAGTTAACAGCGATCCAGCGGGCAGCTTGCGCATGA
- the rdgB gene encoding RdgB/HAM1 family non-canonical purine NTP pyrophosphatase → MSRKFEGDRILIATHNAGKLEEMRELFAPLGITVVGAKELGLEEPEETEDNFIGNARIKAHAAVQATGLPALADDSGIEVAALNNAPGVYTANWAETPDGRDFDMAMQKTHDLLEKANAPHPRAARFCTTFVLAWPDGHDEVVEGSVEGTFVWPMRGKTGHGYDPIFQPSGETRTFAEMTHDEKNALSHRGNAFTKLLAQCFD, encoded by the coding sequence ATGAGCCGTAAGTTTGAAGGCGACCGTATTCTGATAGCGACGCACAACGCAGGCAAGCTTGAGGAAATGAGAGAGCTATTTGCCCCGCTGGGCATAACCGTTGTCGGCGCAAAAGAGTTAGGACTGGAAGAACCTGAGGAGACCGAAGATAATTTCATTGGTAATGCGAGGATTAAAGCACATGCCGCCGTTCAGGCGACTGGCCTCCCTGCCCTCGCAGATGACAGCGGTATAGAAGTCGCTGCTTTGAATAACGCGCCGGGCGTTTATACTGCGAATTGGGCCGAGACACCTGATGGTCGTGATTTTGATATGGCGATGCAAAAGACTCATGACTTGCTGGAAAAGGCGAATGCGCCCCACCCAAGGGCCGCGCGTTTTTGCACCACATTTGTGCTGGCATGGCCCGATGGCCACGACGAAGTGGTAGAGGGGTCAGTTGAGGGAACTTTTGTTTGGCCGATGCGGGGTAAAACAGGACATGGTTATGATCCAATTTTCCAACCTTCAGGTGAAACCCGCACCTTCGCGGAAATGACCCATGACGAAAAGAATGCCCTGAGCCATCGCGGCAACGCCTTTACCAAACTGTTGGCACAGTGTTTTGACTAA
- the hemW gene encoding radical SAM family heme chaperone HemW, producing the protein MTKPLLPAEDWQQGGFGIYIHWPYCEAKCPYCDFNSHVSRNIDQAAWKSAYIAELKRYAAETPGRTVTSVFFGGGTPSLMNPDTVATVIDEIKRLWPTSNDFEITLEANPGSVEAGRFRAYRDGGISRISMGIQALNDADLKRLGRIHSTEEALSAFDIARDTFERVSFDLIYARQNQSLKDWGAELNQALKLSIDHLSLYQLTIEEGTAFGDRYALGKLRGLPDEDLGADMFDLTQEICAAAGMPAYEVSNHARDGAHSRHNLIYWRYGDYLGIGPGAHGRLTTNGIRKATICYSNPKKWLEMVTVNAAEQSRESLTREDEATEFLLMGLRLRDGIDLERYRLLAQKQINQKALDHLNGIGMITSSGKRLTVTDRGFKVLNSVIGDLLAD; encoded by the coding sequence TTGACTAAGCCGCTTCTACCGGCAGAAGACTGGCAGCAAGGTGGCTTTGGTATTTATATCCACTGGCCTTATTGTGAGGCTAAATGCCCGTATTGTGACTTTAACAGTCATGTTTCGCGTAACATTGATCAGGCTGCGTGGAAGTCTGCGTATATTGCGGAACTTAAACGCTACGCCGCCGAAACACCGGGGCGCACGGTCACATCTGTATTTTTTGGCGGGGGTACGCCCAGCCTTATGAATCCTGATACTGTTGCTACTGTGATAGATGAAATTAAACGTCTTTGGCCGACTTCTAATGATTTTGAAATCACGCTTGAAGCAAACCCAGGTTCTGTCGAGGCGGGTAGGTTCAGAGCATATCGAGATGGCGGTATCTCTCGCATTTCGATGGGGATACAGGCGCTTAATGACGCGGATCTTAAGCGATTAGGCCGCATACACTCGACCGAGGAGGCGCTTTCGGCATTTGATATTGCGCGAGACACGTTCGAGCGCGTCAGCTTCGATCTGATCTACGCACGCCAGAACCAGAGCCTTAAAGACTGGGGAGCAGAGTTAAATCAGGCTCTAAAGCTATCGATAGATCATCTTTCACTATACCAACTTACAATCGAGGAAGGCACCGCATTCGGCGATCGTTACGCTTTGGGCAAACTTCGGGGTCTTCCCGATGAAGACCTGGGCGCTGATATGTTTGACCTAACACAGGAGATTTGTGCCGCGGCTGGTATGCCGGCTTATGAAGTATCCAACCATGCCCGCGATGGTGCGCACTCAAGGCATAATCTGATCTATTGGCGCTACGGTGATTACCTTGGCATCGGGCCTGGAGCACACGGCCGCCTGACCACCAACGGCATTCGCAAAGCGACCATTTGCTACAGCAACCCAAAAAAATGGTTGGAAATGGTCACTGTTAATGCGGCTGAACAAAGCCGTGAGAGCCTCACCAGAGAGGATGAAGCAACTGAGTTTCTACTGATGGGCCTTAGGTTGCGCGACGGAATTGATCTTGAACGCTATCGCTTGCTCGCTCAAAAACAGATCAACCAGAAAGCACTCGATCATTTGAACGGCATAGGTATGATAACCTCGTCTGGAAAAAGACTTACCGTTACTGATCGAGGATTTAAGGTTTTGAATTCCGTAATTGGCGATTTGCTTGCCGATTAA
- a CDS encoding ParB/RepB/Spo0J family partition protein has product MSNQNDRKRGLGRGLSALMADVSETESAAAKGPSAADQMIPIEKISPNPDQPRKQFRQEDLDDLAASIREKGVLQPLIVRAREGGTFEIVAGERRWRAAQMAQLHSLPVIIREFSDIEVLEVAIIENIQRADLNAAEEAAGYKQLMEKFGHTQEKMAEALGKSRSHIANLLRLLNLPIAVLELLREGQISAGHARALIPAQDPLKLAQQVIKGGLSVRATEALVKSELNGPVKARPIGSSDTSEKDADTKALEGDLSANLGMNVSLSHKPGQENGQLTVQYKTLDELDELCRLLSGT; this is encoded by the coding sequence ATGTCTAACCAAAATGATCGCAAGCGTGGCTTAGGCCGAGGGCTTTCTGCCCTCATGGCTGATGTAAGTGAGACAGAAAGTGCTGCTGCGAAAGGCCCTTCTGCGGCCGACCAGATGATCCCGATCGAAAAGATCTCACCGAATCCCGATCAGCCGCGCAAACAGTTCCGGCAAGAAGATCTTGATGATCTGGCGGCGTCAATTCGTGAAAAAGGTGTTTTGCAGCCTTTGATTGTCAGGGCGCGTGAGGGCGGAACTTTTGAGATTGTCGCAGGCGAGCGTCGCTGGCGAGCTGCCCAGATGGCGCAGCTTCATTCGCTGCCGGTTATTATTCGCGAATTTAGCGATATTGAGGTGCTAGAAGTCGCGATTATTGAAAACATCCAACGTGCTGATCTTAATGCTGCTGAAGAGGCAGCAGGCTATAAACAGCTGATGGAAAAGTTTGGCCATACTCAAGAGAAGATGGCAGAAGCTTTGGGGAAAAGCCGTAGCCATATCGCAAACCTTTTGCGTCTGCTCAATCTCCCAATAGCAGTGCTTGAGCTTTTGCGTGAGGGACAGATCAGCGCTGGACATGCGCGAGCGCTGATCCCAGCCCAGGACCCGTTGAAACTGGCGCAACAGGTGATCAAGGGAGGTTTATCAGTTCGGGCGACCGAAGCGCTGGTTAAAAGTGAGTTGAATGGACCAGTTAAAGCACGCCCAATCGGTTCATCCGATACATCTGAAAAGGACGCAGATACCAAAGCGCTGGAAGGCGATTTGTCTGCAAACCTTGGAATGAACGTCTCGCTGTCGCACAAGCCTGGACAGGAGAATGGACAACTCACTGTGCAATACAAGACACTTGATGAGTTAGATGAGCTATGTCGTCTATTGAGCGGTACTTAA
- a CDS encoding ParA family protein encodes MSDLSRPSGPKIIAIANQKGGVGKTTTTINLAAALAERGQRVLVIDLDPQGNASTGLGIGLDSREFTTYELLLEDIDLNDVILKTETENLYIVPATVDLSSADLDLLSNEKRSFLLHDALRQTQMDSFGFNYILIDCPPSLNLLTVNAMIGAHSVLVPLQSEFFALEGLSQLMLTIREVRQSGNKELRIEGVVLTMYDRRNNLSQQVEQDARDNLGDLVFKTMIPRNVRVSEAPSFAMPVLAYDTQSKGAKAYRELATELLKNNELTPQEVQHV; translated from the coding sequence GTGTCTGATCTATCTCGACCAAGTGGGCCGAAAATAATAGCTATCGCTAACCAAAAGGGTGGAGTTGGTAAAACGACTACCACAATCAATCTGGCAGCTGCCTTGGCTGAGAGGGGCCAACGCGTTCTTGTGATCGATTTGGATCCTCAAGGAAATGCTTCGACCGGTCTTGGGATTGGCTTGGATAGTCGCGAGTTTACGACCTATGAGTTATTACTTGAAGATATTGATCTAAATGACGTGATTTTGAAAACCGAGACGGAAAACCTTTATATTGTTCCGGCTACTGTCGATCTGAGTTCCGCAGATCTTGATCTCCTATCTAATGAAAAACGAAGTTTTTTGCTCCATGACGCTTTACGCCAAACACAGATGGATTCATTTGGGTTCAATTATATTCTAATTGATTGCCCTCCTTCATTGAATCTTTTGACGGTAAACGCCATGATCGGTGCCCACTCAGTACTCGTCCCACTTCAAAGTGAATTTTTTGCATTGGAAGGGCTATCACAGCTGATGCTCACAATTCGCGAAGTTCGCCAGTCAGGGAATAAGGAACTGAGAATCGAGGGAGTTGTTCTGACGATGTACGACCGCCGTAATAACCTGTCCCAACAGGTCGAGCAGGATGCGCGGGATAATCTAGGGGATCTAGTTTTTAAAACTATGATACCCAGAAATGTTCGGGTGAGTGAGGCGCCAAGTTTTGCGATGCCGGTATTGGCCTATGATACGCAATCCAAGGGCGCCAAAGCCTACCGCGAGCTTGCTACTGAGCTTTTGAAGAATAATGAATTAACGCCACAAGAGGTGCAGCATGTCTAA
- the rsmG gene encoding 16S rRNA (guanine(527)-N(7))-methyltransferase RsmG gives MIEHTSLENVSRETIEQLRQFEALVFKWTKKINLVSSRDASQIWERHIVDSVQVYRISPTMGDWLDIGSGGGFPGIVAAIMAKNSEPDRRFTLVDSDQRKCAFLRTVTRELGLNVKVFAERVEEIEPLGATVISARALDDLNGLLFHVERHLAPNGTAIFPKGASWNKEHQDALSNWSYKLDVIKSQTNPDATILRIKELTRV, from the coding sequence ATGATAGAGCACACATCTCTAGAAAATGTTTCACGTGAAACAATTGAGCAGCTCAGACAATTTGAAGCGCTTGTATTTAAGTGGACAAAAAAAATTAACTTGGTGTCGTCCCGAGATGCCTCCCAAATATGGGAGCGTCATATAGTCGACTCAGTTCAGGTGTATCGTATTTCCCCAACAATGGGAGACTGGCTCGACATTGGGAGTGGGGGCGGATTTCCTGGAATTGTTGCTGCAATTATGGCAAAGAACTCTGAACCTGATCGCCGGTTTACTCTTGTAGACAGCGATCAGCGAAAATGTGCGTTCCTGCGCACGGTGACGCGCGAGCTTGGATTAAATGTAAAGGTTTTTGCCGAGCGCGTTGAGGAAATCGAACCTCTTGGCGCAACTGTGATATCAGCTCGAGCTTTGGATGATCTGAATGGTCTCCTTTTTCATGTCGAGCGACATCTTGCGCCGAATGGAACGGCTATATTTCCGAAGGGGGCATCGTGGAATAAAGAACATCAAGATGCCCTTTCGAATTGGTCTTATAAACTCGATGTAATTAAAAGCCAGACGAACCCTGACGCTACCATTCTCAGGATCAAGGAGTTGACCCGTGTCTGA